The genomic segment TCTTAGCAATTTCCCGTATACGATTAGCAAATGCGCCACATCCAGCGCGGCATACTCGGTTTGAGCCTTACTCAAGGGCCGCGCCAGCCAATCGGAGCGGGTTTCGCCCTTGGGTATTTCTATTGCTAATAAGTCCCGTACCAAGGCGGCGTACCCCAATGAATAACCGCAACCGGCAAAAGCGGCCGCCACTTGAGTGTCAAAAAGTGGCTGCGGTAAAGCGTTGAGTAGCACCGAGAAAACTTCTAAATCTTCCGAGCAGGCGTGCAGCACTTTGGTCACTTTAGGGTTGCGCCACAACTCTGCCAACGGGGTAAAGTCGCTAATAGCTTTGGGGTCAATCAGGTAACAGCCCTGGCCATCGCCCACTTGAATCAGCCCGGCGATGGGATAAAAGGTATCGCTGCGCATAAACTCGGTATCCACCGCAATCGCGGCCTGTTGCGCCCAGCGCTGACACAGAGTGTGCAAGGTTTGATCGTCGTCTACCCAAATGGGTTCGGTAGGAATGTGCATAAGCTCGCTTATAGCGCGCGGCGGCTGGAGAAGGCATGCGCCAGGGTGCCACCGTCAATGTATTCAAGCTCACCGCCCAGAGGCACACCGTGAGCAATGCGCGACACGGTGATTCCGGCGCGGCGTGCGCGCTCGCTGATGTAATAGGCCGTTGCCTCCCCCTCAACGGTGGGGTTGGTGGCGAGAATAATCTCGCTGATGGGTTCGGCGTCCAGTAAAGCCAGCAATTGGTCGATGCCAATATCCTCGGGGCCGACGCCGTCGATGGGGGACAAATGCCCCAAGAGCACGAAGTACTTACCCTGATAACTGCCTGCCTGCTCAATGGCCAGCACGTCCGCCGGGGTCTCGACCACGCACAGCAGTGTGTTATCGCGGCGTTCGTTGCTGCACGCGCCGCATATATCCTGCTCCGTTAGGGTACGGCAGCGACGACAACGGGCCACGCCCTCTACCGCTCGATTCAGGCAATCGGCCAGACGCGTTGCACCGGCGCGGTCATGCTCCAACAGCTGCATTGCCATACGCTGAGCGGACTTTGGGCCCACACCCGGCAAGCAGCGAAGCGCCTGCATTAACTCATCAATCAGAGGGCTGAACATAAACGCCGTTATCCACCTAAAAAGGCATTTTAAAGCCGGGGGGCATGCCCATACCGGCGGTCATTTCAGACATTTTCTCTTTGCTGTTGCTCTCCACCCGGCGCACTGCATCGT from the Gilvimarinus sp. DA14 genome contains:
- the recR gene encoding recombination mediator RecR; amino-acid sequence: MFSPLIDELMQALRCLPGVGPKSAQRMAMQLLEHDRAGATRLADCLNRAVEGVARCRRCRTLTEQDICGACSNERRDNTLLCVVETPADVLAIEQAGSYQGKYFVLLGHLSPIDGVGPEDIGIDQLLALLDAEPISEIILATNPTVEGEATAYYISERARRAGITVSRIAHGVPLGGELEYIDGGTLAHAFSSRRAL